The DNA sequence AAATCAAAAGAGGCAATGCATTACAAATAgcttttctaaataaattaacgaataaagaaagataaaactaaataaaatatttacctgGCATCACTGTACTTCGTTCACGCAGTGCAGATTGTCTTCCAAAATCATCTTCAGCATTAGAATATATTCTCTTCTCACTTGTCAACTTAGTATTCAATTCTGGATCATCATATGAATATTTCTCAATTACATCTAGTAGGCCAGAAGTGGTTTGCATATGTTTTTCAAATTCAGCAGCATTGAATCGAAAAGCAGGGTTTAACCAATAGCCAGCAGCATGAAGATTTCTTTTAAGTTGTGAATCCCAACGAGTATCCAAAATCTTCAAGTAAGGCTCCACAATCTTCTTTCTTCGTCGAAACCTCTTCACCATCTCTTCTCTAGCCATATTAAAAGCTTGATAAAGAAAACCCATTGCAGCTTTATCTTCACTATCCACAATACGAAGCACACGAACAAGTGGCTCAGTAAGCTTGACAACATCTGTACATTGATTCCAAAACTTAGAGTCTAAAACTTGATCCACAAATGTTTTAGCTTTAGCTTCTTTGGAGTAGGCTGAGATTGTCCATTCTTTAGAAGTTACCATAGCTCTTAATGCATCTTTTTGAGCCAGAATACTCTGCAAAGCTATGAAATTGGTAGCAAAGCGAGTTGGAGCTGGACGAAGTATTTCTCGTCCACCGGTAAACTTCCTCATAAGATACAGTGGATGACAatgattatatatgtatttagtaaTCTTTGAAGCATGTGAAACTGTCTCACTGACTTCATTCAACTTTCCAATATCTTGCAACATCAAATTAATACAATGCGCAGCACAAGGAGACCAATACAACTTAGGGAATTCAGCTTCCAACAACCTTCCAGCAGCAACATAATTTGCAGCATTATCCGTCACTATATGAACAACATTTTCAGGACCGACAAAGTTGACAACATCCTTAAAAAGCCTAAACAATAATTCAGCAGTCTTGGAGGCATGAGAAGCATCAACAGACTTTAGGAAGATAGTTCCTTTAGGACAATAAACCAAGAAGTTAATTAAAGTGCGCCTACAACGATCAGTCCATCCATCAGCCATTATAGTACATCCAGTTCGCTTCCAAATTTCACGATACTGTTCAATCATCTTTTTCACATCCTCCACCAACTTACTCAACAAATACCCACGAACTCTACCAAAGTTTGGACCTTTATATCCTGCACCCATGTTTGCAATAGCATCAATCATTGGTTGGTAATATGCTGAATTAACTGCATTAAATGGCACAGAAGCATCAACCATCCACTTTGCAATGGCAATGTCACATTTTTCCACAATTTCTTTACTTTGCAATACACTTTTTATCGTTGGTTGGGCTCCAGGTGTTGTTGAAGATGGGAAAAAAGTCTCTATTCCAGTAGTCTTTTTCCCTTTCCTAGCTGCAGGTGGTGGCAACCTTGTCCTTGAATGTTGGAGTTGTTGCTGTCGTGCTTCAACCTCTTCCATTCTATCAAATTCTCTTTCAACATCATCACATGCTCCATAACTTTCTGCATaattttcttgagttttccttttcttattcATAAATTCTTCAATACTTTGCCCAAATTGATGAGCAACAGCAGGTGGAACCTTTTTGCACTTCTCAACATCTCCTCCTTTTCCAGCCAAGTGATACTTAAATCGATTAATCCCACCTCCCCTAACAGGTTTGTCACAATATATGCACATCATAGTAATTTTCCCTGTTTTTTCCACAATTTGTTTACAATGACCCCAAGCTGGATCAGTCTTTCCTCTATTGTTATAAACTCTTTTAGTGGTAAGATCAGGGGTAGGAGTTGCTGATGATGCTTGTTCTTGAGATGGTGGCGTTTCTGATGGTGTTTGAGATGAAGCcatttttaaaattctagcaaaaaaaccaaaaatattttcagcAACAGGATTTGCTTAAATCAGTTTTTAAGCAacccaacaaccaccaccaccatttcACCAAAGTTTCCTGAATCCTGATTCAACTAACAACAACTCCAAAGTCTAAAGTCTAAACAAACCAGCAGTAAACAACAACACCAAAGTTTTCTGATTCAACTAACAGCAACTCTAAACAACCAGCAACTAAAAAACTATATACCAAATTACCAACACAGCAACTAGCAACAGCAGCAACCAGCAACAAACAGGGAAAATACAATTCAAGAAGACAAGAACAATGCAACAGAATTGAAGTGCCTCTCAACTGAGAAAGATCGGAAAGGCAGATTCAAGACAAGAATCAAAGGACTAGagagcaaaatgaagaaatttttTGACAAATGCCAAGGATCCGAAGCAGAGACCAAATTACCAACCAGCAACAATATAATTCAATTCAACAGATACCAAATTACCCACCAGAATCCAGCAACAATACAATTCAAGAACTA is a window from the Arachis hypogaea cultivar Tifrunner chromosome 17, arahy.Tifrunner.gnm2.J5K5, whole genome shotgun sequence genome containing:
- the LOC112763443 gene encoding uncharacterized protein, which encodes MASSQTPSETPPSQEQASSATPTPDLTTKRVYNNRGKTDPAWGHCKQIVEKTGKITMMCIYCDKPVRGGGINRFKYHLAGKGGDVEKCKKVPPAVAHQFGQSIEEFMNKKRKTQENYAESYGACDDVEREFDRMEEVEARQQQLQHSRTRLPPPAARKGKKTTGIETFFPSSTTPGAQPTIKSVLQSKEIVEKCDIAIAKWMVDASVPFNAVNSAYYQPMIDAIANMGAGYKGPNFGRVRGYLLSKLVEDVKKMIEQYREIWKRTGCTIMADGWTDRCRRTLINFLVYCPKGTIFLKSVDASHASKTAELLFRLFKDVVNFVGPENVVHIVTDNAANYVAAGRLLEAEFPKLYWSPCAAHCINLMLQDIGKLNEVSETVSHASKITKYIYNHCHPLYLMRKFTGGREILRPAPTRFATNFIALQSILAQKDALRAMVTSKEWTISAYSKEAKAKTFVDQVLDSKFWNQCTDVVKLTEPLVRVLRIVDSEDKAAMGFLYQAFNMAREEMVKRFRRRKKIVEPYLKILDTRWDSQLKRNLHAAGYWLNPAFRFNAAEFEKHMQTTSGLLDVIEKYSYDDPELNTKLTSEKRIYSNAEDDFGRQSALRERSTVMPDQWWESYGTGAPNLQKLAIRVLSQTCSSSGCERNWSIFEHIHTKKRNRLEHQKLNDLVFVHYNLRLQQRNLMRKQSYDPICLDTFNEHSDWILEDSPPFLTPEEVDALRNDLANMSIQPTLDDLDQLNLEDDQDNDGPSNNAMEDMDTNQNEGNVDQAPNLPYEDVDADFELTPWT